DNA sequence from the Lycium barbarum isolate Lr01 chromosome 5, ASM1917538v2, whole genome shotgun sequence genome:
ACCCCATACCGAGGAATTTCCCGCCATCTAAATCAGTTGCAGTCATTTAAACTTGAAGCAAACAGTAGTTTAATGAAAAAATGTGTCATAACCCATAACTCATAACCAAGAACATTCAGAAATGTATAACCAGGAATTCCCCATATGAACTGATCATGCATTGAATAGGGAGCAACTGTTGAGCTCAAAAtcatcttctttttgttttcatccaaaatcatCTCTTAGTCATTTTCTTGGTTATCCAAGAAAAGATTGGCCGGAAATGTCAAGTCAGTCTTTTTCTTGCAAATACAAGTACAGAAAAGCAGATTAAGCAGACTAAATTTGAGTAATGCAGAATTGAATCAATATCTTTTCAACAGTCAATTGTTACTACCCATTGAGTTTAATAATTCACCAGCCTAACATGGAACCAGAACACAGATTATGGAAATCTCTAATAGTCAATAGAAATGTATTTAAGATTACTAAATAACAACTTGGGAAAGAAAATACAAGTACAAAAAGCAGATTAATCAGACCAAATTTGGGAAAAAGAACCATCTTATATTCATACTCCATATATTCCAATTTTTTACAAGCAAATTGGTGACAACCCCTAATCACATTTGAATCAATCTCTTTCAATTACAGCTCCTATAACATTGTGACATCTCATTTTTGTTTGTCCTAATTCTTGAATCATTTACAGAATTTCACTATCACGAACCGGAGAAAGTAATTTGAACAGAATACTCAAAGAAATGCCAACTTTTACTAGCTAGTTGATGACAACCCCTAATCACAGTTGAATCAGTACCTTTCAATTAGACAGTTCCTATTAGTCTATGATTATATAATTTTTTGGTCCTAATTCTTGAACCTGAGAAAACAATTTGAACATAAAACTTGAAGACCTCGGATCCCAATATAGTCCAATTTTATCACCAACACTCAATCCACGATCATCGAACAATACCATACACGATAGAAAATAGTCATCATTACACAGCTGCTTCTTAAAACTAACACGCGTCATCTTAGGATCATTCTTCTCAGTTACATCCCATATGCTAACACCCCTCCCAACCCCGTTAACCAAACTCTGAACATCAAATCGCTTCCAGTTTCGAACAACGTACTCAAATGTCTCGAAAAATGGGATCACAAGCCTTTTAAGAGCAAACTCGTCGCGAGTAATCTTTTTCTTGATCTGCCACGGGGTTTTTAAGTCGATTTTTGGGGGAGGGTACATGTCCCTTATCTCTATTATACGTCGTCGAGCCACTATCCATGGTGTGTTTTTAAATTGACACGCTTCTTCATCGATTCTTGATTTGAAGAAATTGTAAAAGAATGTCTTTTTTGTGGTCATCAAAGGCTTATTTTCAGGCATTGTTACTATCCATGGAGTGTTGTTAAGTTTGCATGCTTCTTCTTCAGCTTTTGATGGAAAGAAATCGtacaaaaatgtcattttttcAGCCATTGACAAAGAAACTATCAATGGCTGAAGAATTGGAAATTGGAAATTTGTGAGAGAATTTGAGCGGGAAATATAAAAATGTCTTTTTCTTGATAAAATTGTTTTCTGAACTGTACGTGTTTGTCTATTTATAGGATGTTAATAACTTGTTATACCCAATGGCACGTGATTAGCATATGCTGAACTAGCTAAACTCAACCGACCTTTATTTTTATTGTAGAATTTCTTTGGCCAGGCAAACTTTTGGGAAGTAAAAAATGTTTACAGTATTTTTTCAAAAATagtgtttatttttaaaaagtgagGTGTGCGGTTAAGTTTTTAGGAgaaaaaataagtgcttctgaACAGTAATCCAAgttgtttttcagaagctaaaaaaagttttttttttttcaaatgcaCTTTTGAGAAGATACACTTAAAACCTTTGGCCAAAAATCAATTGTTGTTCAAACATGTTTTGAAAATTAATTGGACAAACACAAATAACTTTTtatcaaaaatacttttttgaaaagcatttttaaaataagttgattttagaagcttAACCAAACATGCTATAATTAAAATCCTTAAAAAAGGACCTTCGTTTGTTCATCGGATTTAAGTTTTTAATGTAATATGCAGATAAGTTAGTTTTGCTGAGGTAAGCGTGATATTTTAAGAAGTTATATACATCGAGAGGCAATATCTCAAACGGCCACTCAATTAATATTAATTATCCCAAAatgtctttctttattttattacaaaaaagtcactcaactatgatAATTATCTTCAAAAGTCACAAAGAAAAAAAGTCACTCAACTGATGATAATTATCTCCGAAAGTCACTTTTCTTTATTTTGTAACAAAAAAGCCACTCAACTATCGTCATTTCACCTACAAAATCACTCAACCAATTCAAGTGATACTTAAAGTAGGTATCGTTTATGTGAAATTTTTTTAAgccaaaattttaaaataaaaagcgATTCATTTTAATAAACCATTGAATTGACCAGCTTCACTAGTCAATTTAACTCAATAACAAAtttattggaccattcaaaatCATAAACCATACTCGAATAAATATTACTccatccgtctcaatttatgtgatatagtttgattaggcacgaagtttaattttttttatttttttttaacttgtggtctaaaacaagtcacatatatttgtgtggttgtaaattatttcattaaggaaaaatggaaagtttttaagttaaattatttctaaatatagaaatggaaCATTATTTTTGTGATAGACTAA
Encoded proteins:
- the LOC132642141 gene encoding B3 domain-containing protein At2g33720-like; translated protein: MTFLYDFFPSKAEEEACKLNNTPWIVTMPENKPLMTTKKTFFYNFFKSRIDEEACQFKNTPWIVARRRIIEIRDMYPPPKIDLKTPWQIKKKITRDEFALKRLVIPFFETFEYVVRNWKRFDVQSLVNGVGRGVSIWDVTEKNDPKMTRVSFKKQLCNDDYFLSCMVLFDDRGLSVGDKIGLYWDPRSSSFMFKLFSQAGELLNSMGSNN